GTCAGCCTGTCGCTCGCCGAGCCCCAGGTGACCTTCACCATGGCGGTCAGCGACCGTCGCCTGCTGGCCCTCGACGGTGTGCAGTACCTCGAGGACGGTCCCGCCCTCGCGGCGATCCGTCACGCCCGACCGCTCGAGGTGCCGGACGCCGCCGCGCTGGACGAGGAGCGGTGGTCGCTGTTCGCGCGGGCCAGCGCCCATCGAGGGGTGCGCAGCACCCTGTCGGCCCCGGTCCACGTGGGCGACGCGGTGGTGGGTGGGCTCACCGTCTACGCCTCGACCGTGGGCGCGTTCTCCGGTCGCACCGAGGAGCTGGCCGCCCTGGTGCAGGCCCCGGCCTCCGAGGTGATCCGCGATGCCGACCTGTCCTTCTCCTCGCGCCGGCAGGCCGAGGAGACACTGCGCACCATCGAGAACCAGGCCATCGTCGACATCGCCTCCGGGGTGCTGGCCGAGCGCTCGGGGGTGCAGGTCGACGAGGCCTCGGAGCGGCTCCGGTCGGCGGCGACCCAGGCGGGGATCCCCGTCACCGAGCTGGCCCGGCTCATCATCGACCTGCACGACGAGGAGTGAGCGCTCAGCTCCCCAGCTCGTGGTCCAGGTTGATGGCCGCGCTGATCAGGCTCAGGTGGGTGAAGGCCTGCGGGAAGTTGCCGAGCTGGTCGCCGGCGAGCCCGACCTGCTCGGCGTACAGCCCGAGGTGGTTGGCGTAGGTGAACATCTTCTCCAGCGCCAGCCGGGCCTCGTCGAGGCGGCCGAGCCGGGTCAGCGCCTCGACGTACCAGAACGAGCAGAGCGAGAAGGTGCCCTCGGAGCCGTCCAGGCCGTCGGGGGAGGCCTCGACGTCGTAGCGGAAGACCAGGCTGTCGGAGACCAGCCGGTCCTCGATGGCGGCGAGGGTGGAGACGAAGCGCGGGTCGTTGGGCGCCACGAACTTCACCATCGGCATGAGCAGGACGCCGGCGTCGAGGGTGTCGGCGCCTTCGTACTGCATGAACGCCCCGACCTCGTCGTCCCAGGACGCGGTCATGATGCGCTCGGTGATCCGGTCGCGGACCTCGGCCCAGCCGCTGAGGTCGCCGGGCAGGCCGCGCTGGCGGGCGGTGCGCATCATCCGCTCGATGGCCACCCAGCACATGAGCCGCGAGGTGGTGTGCGGCTTGGGGTCGTCGCGGA
This genomic window from Nocardioides anomalus contains:
- a CDS encoding GAF and ANTAR domain-containing protein produces the protein MPDEPSDPLEPVAATADAFRFLAFDDRPELEDHVRTLAARVQAVVPQTVGVSLSLAEPQVTFTMAVSDRRLLALDGVQYLEDGPALAAIRHARPLEVPDAAALDEERWSLFARASAHRGVRSTLSAPVHVGDAVVGGLTVYASTVGAFSGRTEELAALVQAPASEVIRDADLSFSSRRQAEETLRTIENQAIVDIASGVLAERSGVQVDEASERLRSAATQAGIPVTELARLIIDLHDEE